A portion of the Zootoca vivipara chromosome 6, rZooViv1.1, whole genome shotgun sequence genome contains these proteins:
- the LOC118086147 gene encoding cytochrome P450 2C20-like translates to MGLFGVLPFLLVSCITFLLILIRRRDATKGKLPPGPTPLPLLGNLLQLNIRDIVASFNKLRKQYGPIFTVYMGSRPIVVLCGYEVIKEALVDNAETFGGRGPIQDLDDFSSKYGVVPTNGERWRQLRRFCLTTLRNFGMGKRSIEERIQEEAQFLVQVLRKMEGHPFDPTIHLSHAVSNVICSIVFGNRFEYEDKDFIFLLDTMKETSSVLLSTWVQICNFFPSLMRILPGPQHKLSRYRKKFINFISQRVKMHQESFDPNCPRDFIDCFLAKMEQLSVDVQISPRFDNIALFFFFFPCQEKTNPASEFIHENLFATVLNLFVAGTETSGNTILQGLLVLLRYPEMEANIQEEIERVIGRNRSPSYEDRNQMPYTEAFINEIQRFLDLSPMAAPHLVTQEAHFRGFTIPKGTTVIPFLSTIMKSSQYYETPRKFNPGHFLDENGAFKKVDAFLPFGAGKRACPGEGLARMEIFVFLTTLLQNFHLKTLEQRDEIDIAPEVEKKGKWIITQEKKAKILKLKMNFII, encoded by the exons ATGGGCCTCTTTGGAGTGTTGCCCTTCTTGCTGGTCTCCTGCATCACCTTCTTGCTTATCCTAATCCGGAGGAGAGATGCCACAAAGGGCAAACTGCCCCCAGGCCCCACCCCATTGCCTTTGCTAGGCAATTTGCTCCAGTTGAATATTCGGGACATCGTCGCGTCTTTTAATAAG CTCCGGAAGCAGTATGGCCCAATCTTCACTGTCTACATGGGCTCCCGGCCAATTGTGGTGCTGTGCGGTTATGAAGTCATCAAGGAAGCACTTGTGGATAACGCAGAAACATTTGGAGGAAGGGGACCAATACAGGACTTGGATGACTTCTCGTCGAAATACG GAGTGGTTCCAACCAATGGGGAACGGTGGAGGCAGCTCCGTCGCTTCTGCCTCACAACTCTGAGGAACTTTGGGATGGGGAAGAGATCCATCGAGGAGCGGATCCAGGAGGAGGCCCAGTTCCTGGTGCAAGTGCTGCGGAAAATGGAAG GGCACCCATTTGATCCAACCATTCACCTCAGTCATGCTGTCTCTAACGTCATCTGCTCCATTGTTTTTGGCAACCGGTTTGAATATGAGGACAAGGACTTCATCTTTTTACTTGACACGATGAAGGAAACCTCATCAGTTCTGTTGTCCACCTGGGTACAG ATCTGCAATTTTTTCCCAAGCTTAATGAGGATCCTGCCTGGGCCTCAGCATAAACTGTCCAGGTACAGGAAGAAGTTTATAAACTTCATCTCTCAGAGGGTCAAGATGCACCAGGAGTCCTTTGAtccaaattgccctcgggacttCATTGACTGCTTCCTGGCCAAAATGGAGCAG CTTTCTGTAGACGTACAAATTAGCCCCAGGTTTGATAACattgctcttttcttcttcttctttccgtGTCAGGAGAAAACAAACCCAGCTTCAGAATTCATTCATGAAAACCTGTTTGCTACAGTGCTCAACCTATTCGTTGCAGGGACAGAAACAAGTGGCAACACCATCCTACAGGGCCTTCTTGTCCTCCTCCGATACCCAGAAATGGAag CAAACATTCAAGAGGAGATTGAGCGGGTCATTGGGAGGAACCGCAGCCCCTCCTACGAGGACCGGAATCAGATGCCCTACACAGAAGCCTTCATCAATGAGATCCAGCGATTTCTAGACCTCTCCCCAATGGCAGCTCCTCATTTAGTCACCCAGGAAGCACATTTCCGAGGGTTCACCATTCCGAAG GGCACCACCGTTATTCCTTTCCTGTCAACCATCATGAAGAGCTCCCAGTACTATGAGACACCCAGGAAGTTCAATCCTGGCCACTTCCTGGATGAAAACGGGGCCTTCAAGAAGGTGGATGCCTTCCTGCCATTCGGAGCAG GAAAAAGAGCTTGCCCTGGTGAAGGTTTGGCCCGTATGGAGATCTTCGTGTTCCTCACAACACTGTTGCAAAACTTCCATCTGAAAACGCTTGAGCAGCGGGACGAAATAgacattgcaccagaagtggaaA AAAAAGGTAAATGGATTATTACCCAGGAGAAGAAAGCAAAGATCTTGAAACTGAAAATGAACTTCATAATTTGA
- the LOC132592251 gene encoding cytochrome P450 2C20-like yields the protein MELFGVLPFLLVSCITFLLILIRRRDATKGKLPPGPTPLPLLGNLLQLNIRDIVASFNKLRKQNGPIFTVYMGSRPIVVLCGYEVIKEALVDNAETFGGRGPLQDLDDSFSKYVESPFPGVVTTNGERWRQLRRFSLITLRNFGMGKRSIEERIQEEAQFLVQVLRKTEGHPFDPTIHLSHAVSNVICSIVFGNRFEYEDKNFIFLLDTIKKSFSVLLSTWVQICNFFPSLMRILPGPQHKLTRYMKKLINFISQRVKMHQESFDPNCPRDFIDCFLAKMEQEKSNPASEFIHENLVATVLNLFFAGTDTTGNTILQGLVVLLRHPEMEANIQEEIERVIGRNRSPSYEDRNQMPYTEAFINEIQRFLDLFPVAVPHLVTKEAHFRGFTIPKITVAPGVSAFPLQGTTVIPFLSSIMKSSQYYETPRKFNPGHFLDENGAFKKVDAFLPFGAGKRVCPGEGLARMEIFVILTTLLQNFHLKASKQHEEIDIAPVVESNGHVPRRYQLCVVPR from the exons ATGGAACTCTTTGGAGTGTTGCCCTTCTTGCTGGTCTCCTGCATCACCTTCTTGCTTATCCTAATCCGGAGGAGAGATGCCACAAAGGGCAAACTGCCCCCGGGCCCCACCCCATTGCCTTTGCTAGGCAACTTGCTCCAGTTGAATATTCGGGACATCGTCGCGTCTTTTAATAAG CTCCGGAAGCAGAATGGTCCAATCTTCACTGTCTACATGGGCTCCCGGCCAATTGTGGTGCTGTGCGGTTATGAAGTCATCAAGGAAGCACTTGTGGATAACGCAGAAACATTTGGAGGAAGGGGACCATTACAGGACTTGGATGACTCCTTTTCGAAATACG TGGAGTCTCCATTTCCAGGCGTGGTTACCACCAATGGGGAACGGTGGAGGCAGCTCCGTCGCTTCTCCCTCATAACACTGAGGAACTTTGGGATGGGGAAAAGATCCATCGAGGAGCGGATCCAGGAGGAGGCCCAGTTCCTGGTGCAAGTGCTGCGGAAAACGGAAG gGCACCCATTTGATCCAACCATTCACCTCAGTCATGCCGTCTCTAACGTCATCTGCTCCATTGTTTTTGGCAACCGGTTTGAATATGAGGACAAAAACTTCATCTTTTTACTTGACACGATAAAGAAATCCTTCTCAGTTCTGTTGTCCACCTGGGTACAG ATCTGCAATTTTTTTCCAAGCTTAATGCGGATCCTGCCTGGGCCTCAGCATAAACTGACCAGGTACATGAAGAAGTTAATAAATTTCATCTCTCAGAGGGTCAAGATGCACCAGGAGTCCTTTGAtccaaattgcccccgggacttCATTGACTGCTTCCTGGCCAAAATGGAGCAG GAGAAATCAAACCCAGCTTCAGAATTCATTCATGAAAACCTGGTTGCTACAGTTCTCAACCTATTCTTTGCAGGGACAGATACAACAGGCAACACCATCCTACAGGGGCTTGTTGTCCTCCTCCGACACCCAGAAATGGAag CAAACATTCAAGAGGAGATTGAGCGGGTCATTGGGAGGAACCGCAGCCCCTCCTATGAGGACCGGAATCAGATGCCCTACACAGAAGCCTTCATCAATGAGATCCAGCGATTTCTAGACCTCTTCCCAGTGGCAGTTCCTCATTTAGTCACCAAGGAAGCACATTTCCGAGGGTTCACCATTCCGAAG ATAACTGTTGCCCCCGGGGTCTCTGCCTTTCCTCTGCAGGGCACCACCGTTATTCCTTTCCTGTCATCCATCATGAAGAGCTCCCAGTACTATGAGACACCCAGGAAATTCAATCCTGGCCACTTCCTGGATGAAAACGGGGCCTTCAAGAAGGTGGATGCCTTCCTGCCATTCGGAGCAG GAAAAAGAGTCTGTCCTGGTGAAGGTTTGGCCCGTATGGAGATCTTCGTAATCCTCACAACGCTGTTGCAAAACTTCCATCTGAAAGCGTCCAAGCAGCATGAAGAAATAGACATTGCACCAGTAGTGGAAAGTAATGGACATGTTCCACGGCGTTATCAACTTTGTGTGGTTCCACGGTGA